In Nocardioides dokdonensis FR1436, the following are encoded in one genomic region:
- a CDS encoding HIT family protein, giving the protein MPGEIHRDDSCLFCAIVAGTIPSTRVDEDERTVSFMDINPASDGHLLVVPRAHAVDLTDITPEDLGACALTAQRLAKRQLEVLGADGVNLLNCTGEAAWQSVFHFHLHVVPRYVDDPERDRLTLPWTPTAGDPDRIGAAGRRLQDGAGR; this is encoded by the coding sequence ATGCCGGGCGAGATCCACCGAGACGACAGCTGCCTGTTCTGCGCGATCGTGGCAGGCACCATCCCCTCCACCAGGGTCGACGAGGACGAGCGGACGGTGTCCTTCATGGACATCAACCCCGCCTCCGACGGCCACCTGCTCGTGGTGCCGCGGGCGCACGCGGTCGACCTGACCGACATCACGCCGGAGGACCTGGGCGCCTGCGCACTGACCGCGCAGCGGCTGGCGAAGCGGCAGCTCGAGGTGCTCGGCGCCGACGGGGTGAACCTGCTCAACTGCACCGGCGAGGCGGCCTGGCAGAGCGTCTTCCACTTCCACCTCCACGTCGTGCCCCGCTACGTCGACGACCCGGAGCGCGACCGTCTCACGCTCCCCTGGACCCCGACCGCCGGCGACCCCGACCGGATCGGCGCCGCGGGGCGCCGGCTGCAGGACGGGGCCGGCAGATGA
- a CDS encoding GH1 family beta-glucosidase has translation MQQPTPDSPPGAPSGERATVPPGPPALPPGFRLGTASSAYQAEGATDVDGRGPSIWDTFSNLPGTVLDGSTGDPACDHYHRYRDDVALLERLGVGGHRFSVSWSRVQPTGRGPVNAAGLDFYDRLVDELLHHGIAPMAALYHWDLPQALEDDGGWLNRDTVERFAEYAAVVGERLADRVEHWIPVVEPSTATIMGHASGMHAPGREMGFDSLPVAHHLLLAHGRAVIELRAAGASSVGCANNHAPMWPRSEDPADVGATKLFDALWNGMFLEPMLLGRYPVDLEPLVEEAVRPGDLATIRQPLDFYGINYYSPIRVGAAPEESPIPFALYPLVGYPETDIGWPIVPAALREWLITLRARYRAALPPLMITESGAAYGTGPDEHGVVDDQERIAYLDAHLRAVAAACQRGVDVRGYYVWSLLDSFEWVHGYSQRYGLVHVDHATQVRTPKRSFEWYAALIAAQSRSVG, from the coding sequence GTGCAGCAGCCAACGCCCGACAGCCCGCCCGGCGCCCCGTCCGGCGAGCGGGCCACCGTGCCGCCCGGGCCGCCCGCGCTGCCTCCGGGTTTCCGGCTCGGCACGGCGAGCTCGGCCTACCAGGCGGAGGGCGCCACGGACGTCGACGGGCGCGGGCCCTCGATCTGGGACACCTTCTCGAACCTGCCCGGCACCGTCCTCGACGGCTCCACGGGCGACCCGGCCTGCGACCACTACCACCGCTACCGCGACGACGTCGCGCTCCTGGAGCGCCTCGGCGTCGGGGGCCACCGGTTCTCGGTCTCCTGGTCGCGGGTCCAGCCGACCGGTCGCGGCCCGGTCAACGCCGCCGGCCTCGACTTCTACGACCGCCTCGTCGATGAGCTGCTGCACCACGGGATCGCCCCGATGGCCGCGCTCTACCACTGGGACCTGCCCCAGGCCCTTGAGGACGACGGCGGCTGGCTGAACCGCGACACCGTGGAGCGCTTCGCCGAGTACGCCGCCGTGGTGGGGGAGCGGCTCGCCGACCGGGTCGAGCACTGGATCCCGGTCGTGGAGCCGAGCACGGCCACCATCATGGGTCACGCCAGCGGCATGCACGCCCCGGGGCGCGAGATGGGCTTCGACAGCCTGCCGGTCGCCCACCACCTGCTCCTCGCCCACGGTCGGGCGGTGATCGAGCTGCGCGCGGCCGGCGCGTCCTCGGTCGGCTGCGCCAACAACCATGCCCCGATGTGGCCGCGCAGCGAGGACCCCGCCGACGTCGGCGCCACCAAGCTGTTCGACGCCCTGTGGAACGGGATGTTCCTCGAGCCGATGCTCCTGGGTCGCTACCCGGTCGACCTCGAGCCGCTGGTGGAGGAGGCGGTGCGCCCCGGTGACCTGGCCACCATCCGCCAGCCGCTCGACTTCTACGGCATCAACTACTACAGCCCCATCCGGGTCGGCGCCGCGCCCGAGGAGTCGCCCATCCCGTTCGCGCTCTACCCGCTGGTCGGCTACCCGGAGACCGACATCGGCTGGCCGATCGTGCCCGCCGCGCTGCGCGAGTGGCTGATCACCCTGCGGGCCCGCTACCGCGCGGCCCTGCCGCCGCTGATGATCACCGAGTCGGGAGCGGCGTACGGCACCGGCCCCGACGAGCACGGCGTCGTCGACGACCAGGAGCGCATCGCCTACCTCGACGCCCACCTGCGCGCGGTCGCCGCGGCGTGCCAGCGCGGTGTGGACGTGCGCGGCTACTACGTGTGGTCGCTGCTCGACAGCTTCGAGTGGGTGCACGGCTACAGCCAGCGCTACGGGCTGGTCCACGTCGACCACGCCACCCAGGTGCGCACCCCCAAGCGTTCCTTCGAGTGGTACGCCGCGCTGATCGCCGCCCAGAGCCGCTCGGTCGGCTGA
- a CDS encoding aminotransferase class I/II-fold pyridoxal phosphate-dependent enzyme, with amino-acid sequence MIRDLTDSEARAALPLKWGAVPQGTVPAWVAEMDFAPPPAVTAALTAAVGRGMLGYSCHPGTAQAADLNAAFRGFAERHWGWDVPADSSTPVGDVVTGLRLALDELCPPGPVVVPLPCYPPFRDVVALAGREAAYVGLDPDHDHDDRAAAALDLAAVEQHLEAGARTVLLCHPHNPLGRVAHRAELEALRDLVHAHGARVLVDEVHAPLVLPGQERFVPYLSVDPEAVLVTSHSKTFGTPGLKTAQIVLTDPEETQRLRALPIAANHGHSGLGMVAGAAAWRDSDLWLHALRSRLRVQAEDLRDLLAEHLPQARVRPLEATYLAWLDLRAYGVADPAAVALEHGVRLAPGHDYQPGLEGHVRLNLATSEQRLVQIVTRLAAALT; translated from the coding sequence ATGATCCGCGACCTCACCGACTCCGAGGCCCGGGCCGCCCTGCCGCTGAAGTGGGGTGCGGTGCCGCAGGGCACCGTCCCGGCCTGGGTGGCGGAGATGGACTTCGCCCCGCCGCCCGCGGTGACGGCCGCCCTGACGGCGGCGGTCGGCCGCGGCATGCTCGGCTACTCCTGCCACCCCGGCACCGCCCAGGCCGCTGACCTCAACGCCGCCTTCCGCGGGTTCGCGGAGCGGCACTGGGGCTGGGACGTCCCCGCGGACTCCTCCACCCCCGTCGGCGACGTGGTGACCGGGCTCCGCCTCGCCCTCGACGAGCTGTGCCCGCCGGGACCGGTGGTCGTGCCGCTGCCGTGCTACCCGCCCTTCCGCGACGTGGTCGCGCTGGCCGGGCGCGAGGCGGCGTACGTCGGGCTCGACCCCGACCACGACCACGACGACCGCGCCGCCGCCGCACTGGACCTGGCGGCCGTCGAGCAGCACCTCGAGGCCGGGGCCCGCACCGTGCTGCTCTGCCACCCGCACAACCCGCTCGGTCGGGTCGCGCACCGCGCCGAGCTCGAGGCGCTGCGCGACCTGGTGCACGCGCACGGCGCCCGGGTGCTGGTCGACGAGGTCCACGCGCCGCTGGTGCTGCCCGGCCAGGAGCGCTTCGTCCCGTACCTGAGCGTCGACCCCGAGGCGGTGCTGGTCACCAGCCACTCCAAGACGTTCGGCACCCCCGGCCTCAAGACCGCCCAGATCGTGCTGACGGACCCCGAGGAGACCCAGCGGCTGCGCGCGCTGCCGATCGCGGCCAACCACGGCCACTCCGGCCTCGGGATGGTCGCCGGCGCGGCCGCGTGGCGCGACAGCGACCTGTGGCTGCACGCCCTGCGCTCCCGGCTGCGGGTGCAGGCCGAGGACCTGCGCGACCTGCTCGCCGAGCACCTGCCCCAGGCACGCGTGCGCCCGCTCGAGGCGACGTACCTGGCCTGGCTCGACCTGCGCGCCTACGGCGTCGCCGACCCCGCCGCCGTCGCGCTCGAGCACGGCGTGCGCCTGGCGCCCGGCCACGACTACCAGCCCGGCCTCGAGGGCCACGTCCGGCTCAACCTCGCCACCTCCGAGCAGCGGCTGGTCCAGATCGTCACCCGGCTCGCCGCCGCCCTGACCTGA
- a CDS encoding glycerophosphodiester phosphodiesterase, which translates to MISAGVDCGAVERTYEDMARHSPTRMTRAVTTAALTLALASGGPAAQAEEDAAASTHVGDYRVVAHRGAPARHVTENTLPALERAVGTGASAVELDVSLTADGGFVLLHDATLDRTTTCRGPAVRRSLRWIRSHCRGVRGREPVPSLDAALAYLRGTDVDLLLEIKRHPGAEWDAAALTRLRAAVEKAGMRDRTLLLCFHAPTLALAEQTVPDLETQWIVTSWKQQVHRARRDPTTWVDGVNVWVRQLTRKRVRRLQAAGLLVLGRNTQARRDWARLRRYGVDGVMTDDVPGYRTWSRKQGQGR; encoded by the coding sequence GTGATCTCCGCTGGCGTCGACTGCGGCGCGGTCGAGAGGACGTACGAGGACATGGCGCGGCACAGCCCGACCAGGATGACCCGCGCCGTGACCACGGCGGCCCTGACGCTCGCGCTGGCGTCCGGCGGCCCGGCCGCGCAGGCCGAGGAGGACGCGGCGGCGAGCACCCACGTCGGTGACTACCGTGTCGTGGCGCACCGCGGGGCGCCGGCCCGCCACGTCACCGAGAACACCCTGCCGGCGCTGGAGCGGGCGGTGGGCACCGGGGCGAGCGCGGTCGAGCTCGACGTCTCGCTGACCGCGGACGGCGGGTTCGTCCTGCTGCACGACGCCACCCTGGACCGCACGACCACCTGCCGCGGACCCGCCGTACGCCGCTCGCTGCGCTGGATCCGCAGCCACTGCCGCGGCGTCCGCGGGCGCGAGCCGGTGCCCTCGCTCGACGCTGCGCTGGCCTACCTGCGCGGCACGGACGTCGACCTGCTGCTGGAGATCAAGCGGCACCCCGGGGCCGAGTGGGACGCCGCGGCCCTGACCCGGCTCCGGGCCGCGGTCGAGAAGGCCGGGATGCGGGACCGCACGCTGCTGCTGTGCTTCCACGCACCGACCTTGGCGCTGGCCGAGCAGACGGTGCCCGACCTCGAGACGCAGTGGATCGTCACCTCGTGGAAGCAGCAGGTGCACCGGGCGCGCCGCGACCCCACCACCTGGGTCGACGGGGTGAACGTCTGGGTGCGTCAGCTCACGCGCAAGCGGGTGCGCCGCCTGCAGGCCGCCGGCCTGCTGGTGCTGGGCCGCAACACCCAGGCCCGCCGGGACTGGGCGCGACTGCGCCGCTACGGCGTCGACGGCGTGATGACCGACGACGTCCCCGGCTACCGGACCTGGAGCCGGAAGCAGGGCCAGGGGCGCTGA
- a CDS encoding ABC transporter substrate-binding protein, with protein MLRRSAVVPALASLPLLLGAVACAPADEEPTASDPGASASVDADVDPATCVTDDMLLEAGTLTVGTDTPAYEPWFTDNDPTNGEGFESAVAYAVAERLGFGADEVSWARVPFNTSYAPGAKDFDFDINQISITPKRAEVVDFSTGYYQAAQAVIALEGTAGAEATSLADLQGLRLGAQTGTTSLTAIRDIVQPETDPAVFEDTNAAKQALANDQIDAVLADLPTAFYISAVEIEGSTIVGQFQPDTGEQEEFGILLEKDSALTSCVDAALAAMQEDGELEDLEREWLSDVVDVPTLQ; from the coding sequence ATGCTGCGCCGGTCTGCGGTCGTCCCCGCCCTCGCCTCCCTGCCCCTGCTCCTCGGAGCGGTCGCCTGCGCGCCCGCCGACGAGGAGCCGACCGCGTCCGACCCGGGCGCCTCGGCCTCGGTCGACGCCGACGTCGACCCGGCCACCTGCGTCACCGACGACATGCTCCTCGAGGCCGGCACCCTGACCGTGGGCACCGACACCCCGGCGTACGAGCCGTGGTTCACCGACAACGACCCGACCAACGGCGAGGGCTTCGAGTCCGCGGTCGCCTACGCGGTGGCCGAGCGCCTCGGCTTCGGCGCGGACGAGGTGAGCTGGGCGCGGGTCCCGTTCAACACCTCCTACGCCCCCGGCGCCAAGGACTTCGACTTCGACATCAACCAGATCTCGATCACCCCCAAGCGCGCCGAGGTCGTCGACTTCTCGACCGGCTACTACCAGGCCGCGCAGGCTGTGATCGCGCTCGAGGGCACCGCCGGCGCCGAGGCCACGAGCCTGGCTGACCTGCAGGGCCTGCGTCTGGGTGCCCAGACCGGCACCACCTCGCTCACCGCGATCCGCGACATCGTCCAGCCCGAGACCGACCCGGCCGTCTTCGAGGACACCAACGCCGCCAAGCAGGCGCTGGCCAACGACCAGATCGACGCGGTGCTCGCCGACCTGCCCACCGCCTTCTACATCTCCGCGGTCGAGATCGAGGGCAGCACCATCGTCGGGCAGTTCCAGCCCGACACCGGTGAGCAGGAGGAGTTCGGGATCCTCCTCGAGAAGGACAGTGCGCTCACCTCCTGCGTCGACGCGGCGCTCGCCGCGATGCAGGAGGACGGCGAGCTCGAGGACCTCGAGCGGGAGTGGCTCTCCGACGTGGTCGACGTGCCCACCCTCCAGTGA
- a CDS encoding amino acid ABC transporter permease — protein sequence MTIPAPGPAWAPSDRELERQDVRRRLRRRSLLVAGASTSAFFVLLGVGLVLSPGWEKVRETFFSWSAAQDSFPLMLDAFWLNVRIFLVAEPAILVLALLVAVMRGTRSAWLAPVRIVAVAFTDIMRGIPTLLLVVLLGFGVPALQLQGLTTDRLVWATVALILSYSAYVAEVFRAGIESIHPSQIASARALGLGPVRTLRHVVVPQAVRRVVPPLLNDFISLQKDTALVSLVGVYDGVFAARDYASYNFNYTSLVVVALFFIVLTVPLARFTDWLQRRVMERERAGSL from the coding sequence GTGACGATCCCGGCCCCGGGGCCGGCCTGGGCGCCCAGCGACCGGGAGCTCGAGCGGCAGGACGTACGCCGCCGCCTGCGCCGACGCTCCCTGCTCGTCGCCGGCGCGTCGACCTCTGCGTTCTTCGTCCTGCTGGGCGTCGGCCTGGTGCTCTCGCCCGGCTGGGAGAAGGTGCGCGAGACGTTCTTCTCCTGGTCGGCGGCGCAGGACTCCTTCCCGCTGATGCTCGACGCGTTCTGGCTCAACGTCCGGATCTTCCTGGTCGCCGAGCCGGCCATCCTGGTGCTGGCGCTGCTGGTCGCAGTCATGCGCGGCACCCGCTCGGCCTGGCTGGCCCCGGTGCGCATCGTGGCGGTGGCCTTCACCGACATCATGCGCGGCATCCCCACGCTGCTGCTGGTGGTGCTGCTCGGCTTCGGCGTGCCGGCGCTGCAGCTCCAGGGCCTGACCACCGACCGTCTGGTCTGGGCCACGGTCGCGCTGATCCTGTCCTACTCCGCCTACGTCGCCGAGGTCTTCCGGGCCGGGATCGAGTCCATCCACCCCTCCCAGATCGCCAGCGCCCGGGCGCTCGGACTCGGGCCGGTGCGCACCCTGCGCCACGTCGTGGTGCCGCAGGCGGTGCGCCGGGTGGTGCCGCCGCTGCTCAACGACTTCATCTCGCTGCAGAAGGACACCGCCCTGGTCTCGCTCGTCGGCGTCTACGACGGCGTCTTCGCCGCGCGCGACTACGCGTCGTACAACTTCAACTACACCTCGCTGGTCGTGGTCGCGCTCTTCTTCATCGTGCTCACCGTCCCGTTGGCCCGGTTCACCGACTGGCTGCAGCGCCGGGTCATGGAGCGCGAGCGGGCGGGGTCGCTGTGA
- a CDS encoding amino acid ABC transporter ATP-binding protein, which produces MSALVQVTGLRKSYGDRVVLDDVSLSIEPGDVVCLIGSSGSGKSTLLRCLNLLEDIDDGVITFEGREISDPRTDPREVRRRIGMVFQAYNLFPHLTVLENCTLAPRHAHGLRRRAARTRALELLERFGLAEHVDKHPDRLSGGQQQRAAVVRALCTQPTLLLLDEITAALDPELVGEVLDIVRELAAGGTTMVLATHEMAFARDVATKVAFLDDGRILEQGPPSQIFTNPREERTRAFLRRVLDGGTNTTRAPNA; this is translated from the coding sequence GTGAGCGCGCTCGTGCAGGTGACCGGGCTGCGCAAGAGCTACGGCGACCGGGTGGTGCTCGACGACGTCTCGCTGAGCATCGAGCCCGGCGACGTCGTGTGCCTGATCGGCTCGTCGGGCTCGGGCAAGTCGACCCTGCTGCGGTGCCTCAACCTGCTCGAGGACATCGACGACGGGGTCATCACCTTCGAGGGTCGGGAGATCTCCGACCCCCGCACCGACCCCCGGGAGGTGCGCCGCCGGATCGGGATGGTCTTCCAGGCCTACAACCTCTTCCCGCACCTCACGGTCCTGGAGAACTGCACGCTGGCCCCGCGGCACGCCCACGGCCTGCGCCGCAGGGCCGCCCGCACGCGGGCGCTGGAGCTGCTGGAGCGCTTCGGGTTGGCCGAGCACGTCGACAAGCACCCCGACCGGCTCTCCGGCGGTCAGCAGCAGCGCGCGGCCGTCGTCCGTGCCCTGTGCACGCAGCCGACGCTGCTGCTGCTCGACGAGATCACCGCCGCGCTCGACCCCGAGCTGGTCGGGGAGGTCCTCGACATCGTGCGAGAGCTCGCCGCCGGCGGCACCACGATGGTGCTGGCCACCCACGAGATGGCCTTCGCCCGCGACGTGGCCACCAAGGTCGCCTTCCTCGACGACGGGCGGATCCTCGAGCAGGGCCCGCCGTCGCAGATCTTCACGAACCCTCGCGAGGAGCGCACCCGCGCCTTCCTCCGGCGGGTGCTCGACGGTGGGACGAACACCACACGTGCGCCGAACGCCTGA
- a CDS encoding sulfotransferase family protein — translation MVDAPHISEPPAQPSVPAAAPRRVVLVAGPERSGTSAMAGALQALGMGVPAPEVAADETRPKRLAQSQWVLDLHDELLERTNVAMDDARPSAWFDTGRLNNFEPLRTRVHDWLEEQLVAGGPELVLKDPRLAWFLGQWRSAAMRCQAEVGHAVLLRPVTEVVGSRQRAHDARTSEVHRTAAWVNLMLHLERSTRGQARAFVRYHDLLDDWTVPVFGLGQRFDLDAVKAASANDIRRVHQFIDPSLRRAALTWADVDVPTRLRDLAQATWEALDRLPEDGGDTPEVHATLDGLRAAYADMYDEAQALTGSTTDAARREGARAAAAAPSAVERVPHSVRAMVPPSVRRGLRKVAGRERG, via the coding sequence ATGGTCGACGCCCCCCACATCTCGGAGCCCCCCGCCCAGCCGTCTGTCCCCGCGGCGGCGCCGCGCCGCGTCGTGCTCGTGGCGGGTCCGGAGCGCAGCGGCACCAGCGCCATGGCCGGGGCGCTGCAGGCGCTCGGCATGGGCGTGCCGGCTCCCGAGGTGGCGGCCGACGAGACCAGGCCCAAAAGGCTCGCGCAGTCGCAGTGGGTGCTCGACCTGCACGACGAGCTGCTCGAGCGCACCAACGTGGCGATGGACGACGCCCGACCCTCGGCGTGGTTCGACACCGGGCGGCTGAACAACTTCGAGCCGCTGCGCACCCGGGTGCACGACTGGCTCGAGGAGCAGCTCGTCGCCGGTGGGCCCGAGCTGGTCCTCAAGGACCCGCGGCTGGCGTGGTTCCTGGGGCAGTGGCGCTCGGCGGCCATGCGCTGCCAGGCCGAGGTGGGCCACGCCGTCCTGCTGCGCCCGGTCACCGAGGTCGTCGGCTCCCGGCAGCGCGCCCACGACGCCCGCACCAGCGAGGTGCACCGCACCGCCGCCTGGGTGAACCTGATGCTGCACCTCGAGCGCAGCACCCGCGGCCAGGCGCGTGCCTTCGTCCGCTACCACGACTTGCTGGACGACTGGACGGTCCCGGTCTTCGGCCTGGGTCAGCGCTTCGACCTCGACGCGGTCAAGGCCGCCTCGGCCAACGACATCCGTCGGGTGCACCAGTTCATCGACCCCTCGCTGCGTCGCGCCGCGCTGACCTGGGCCGACGTCGACGTGCCGACCCGGCTGCGCGACCTGGCCCAGGCCACCTGGGAGGCGCTGGACCGGCTGCCCGAGGACGGCGGGGACACCCCCGAGGTGCACGCGACGCTCGACGGGCTGCGCGCGGCGTACGCCGACATGTACGACGAGGCGCAGGCGCTGACCGGCTCCACCACCGACGCGGCGCGCCGCGAGGGCGCCCGGGCCGCCGCCGCTGCGCCGAGCGCGGTCGAGCGAGTGCCGCACTCGGTGCGCGCGATGGTCCCGCCGTCGGTGCGCCGCGGCCTGCGCAAGGTCGCCGGGCGGGAGCGCGGATGA
- a CDS encoding PadR family transcriptional regulator, producing MALEHALLVALREQPASGLELSRRFSRSIGYFWSATHQQIYRVLGRMESDGWVGATTVEQAGRPAKKVYEVTPVGAEVLASWLAEPTGAEPLRSELAVKMRGASFGERAAVLDVVRAELVEHVARLARYEQLTARDYPDPTTLTGLALDQYLVLRGGVLTEQTWVTWLTEYLEAHA from the coding sequence ATGGCCCTCGAGCACGCCCTGCTGGTCGCCCTGCGCGAACAGCCGGCCTCCGGACTCGAGCTCAGCCGACGCTTCAGCCGCTCGATCGGCTACTTCTGGAGCGCCACCCACCAGCAGATCTACCGGGTCCTGGGGCGGATGGAGTCCGACGGCTGGGTCGGGGCGACCACGGTCGAGCAGGCCGGCCGACCGGCCAAGAAGGTCTACGAGGTCACCCCCGTCGGGGCCGAGGTGCTCGCCTCCTGGCTGGCCGAGCCCACCGGCGCCGAGCCGCTGCGCTCGGAGCTGGCCGTGAAGATGCGCGGCGCCTCCTTCGGGGAGCGCGCCGCGGTGCTCGACGTGGTCCGCGCCGAGCTCGTCGAGCACGTGGCCCGCCTGGCCCGCTACGAGCAGCTGACGGCCCGCGACTACCCCGACCCCACCACCCTGACCGGCCTGGCGCTGGACCAGTACCTCGTCCTGCGCGGCGGGGTGCTGACCGAGCAGACCTGGGTCACCTGGCTCACCGAGTACCTGGAGGCACACGCATGA
- a CDS encoding NADPH-dependent 2,4-dienoyl-CoA reductase: MTSPYPHLLSPITLGSGPAALTLRNRVVMGSMHTGLEDAPWHVAKLAAYAAERARGGVGLIITGGYAPTKRGWLKPFASEMTTRMQAMRHRQVTDAVHEEGGAIALQVLHAGRYGYHPLIHSASARKSPITPFKPSAMSAAQVDRTATAFARSVALAVKGGYDAVEVMGSEGYLINQFLAERTNDRSDAWGGSAEKRMRFPVEVVRRTRDLVGDDLPIVYRISLLDLVEGGQSWDEVLTLAQLLTEAGVSVLNTGIGWHEARIPTIITQVPRAAWRSVTARLKAEVSVPVCASNRINSPELAESILADGDADLVSMARPLLADPEFVVKAAAGRADEINTCIACNQACLDHTFANRTASCLVNPRACRETTLVLAPTRVRRSVAVVGAGPAGLATAVSAAERGLAVTLFEASPALGGQFRLAMAVPGKEDFAETLRYYTRRLEVLDVDVRLSSRATPDDLAGFDEVVVATGVEPRLPALPGADDPRVVSYADVLSGRVVPGRRVAVIGAGGIGVDVSHWLVHDPAAPGPDEQAGVDEWMAHWGVGDPSLHPGGLTERKPREPFREVTLLQRKTSVIGKDLGKTSGWAHRAVLKQSGVTQVAGATYERIEARADAVVLHVTVDGEPRGLVVDHVVLCAGQESVRSLFDDLRHAEAHPGLHLVGGADVAAELDAKRAIEQGTRVAAAL, translated from the coding sequence ATGACCAGTCCCTACCCGCACCTGCTCAGCCCGATCACGCTCGGCTCCGGCCCCGCGGCGCTGACCCTGCGCAACCGGGTCGTGATGGGCTCCATGCACACCGGGCTCGAGGACGCGCCCTGGCACGTCGCCAAGCTGGCGGCGTACGCCGCGGAGCGCGCACGCGGCGGGGTCGGGCTGATCATCACCGGGGGCTACGCCCCCACGAAGCGTGGCTGGCTCAAGCCGTTCGCCTCCGAGATGACCACCCGGATGCAGGCCATGCGGCACCGCCAGGTCACCGACGCGGTCCACGAGGAAGGTGGCGCGATCGCGCTGCAGGTGCTGCACGCGGGCCGCTACGGCTACCACCCGCTCATCCACTCGGCCTCGGCCCGCAAGAGCCCGATCACGCCGTTCAAGCCGTCCGCGATGTCGGCGGCGCAGGTCGACCGGACCGCGACGGCCTTCGCGAGGAGCGTGGCGCTCGCGGTCAAGGGCGGCTACGACGCGGTCGAGGTCATGGGCTCCGAGGGCTACCTGATCAACCAGTTCCTCGCCGAGCGGACCAACGACCGCAGCGACGCGTGGGGCGGCAGCGCCGAGAAGCGGATGCGCTTCCCCGTCGAGGTGGTGCGCCGCACCCGCGACCTCGTCGGCGACGACCTGCCGATCGTCTACCGGATCTCGCTGCTCGACCTCGTCGAGGGCGGCCAGAGCTGGGACGAGGTGCTGACCCTGGCGCAGCTGCTCACCGAAGCGGGCGTGAGCGTCCTCAACACCGGCATCGGCTGGCACGAGGCGCGGATCCCCACGATCATCACCCAGGTGCCGCGGGCCGCGTGGCGCTCGGTGACCGCACGGCTCAAGGCCGAGGTCTCGGTGCCGGTCTGCGCGTCGAACCGGATCAACAGCCCCGAGCTCGCCGAGTCGATCCTCGCCGACGGCGACGCCGACCTGGTCTCGATGGCGCGCCCGCTCCTGGCCGACCCCGAGTTCGTGGTGAAGGCCGCCGCCGGCCGGGCCGACGAGATCAACACCTGCATCGCCTGCAACCAGGCCTGCCTCGACCACACCTTCGCCAACAGGACGGCCTCCTGCCTGGTCAACCCGCGCGCCTGCCGCGAGACCACGCTGGTCCTCGCCCCCACGCGCGTACGCCGCTCGGTCGCCGTCGTCGGCGCCGGCCCGGCGGGCCTGGCGACCGCGGTCTCCGCGGCCGAGCGGGGGCTGGCCGTCACCCTCTTCGAGGCCTCCCCCGCCCTGGGCGGGCAGTTCCGCCTGGCGATGGCGGTGCCCGGCAAGGAGGACTTCGCCGAGACGCTGCGCTACTACACCCGGCGCCTCGAGGTCCTGGACGTCGACGTGCGGCTCTCCTCGCGGGCGACGCCCGACGACCTCGCCGGCTTCGACGAGGTCGTGGTGGCCACCGGCGTCGAGCCGCGGCTGCCCGCCCTGCCCGGCGCCGACGACCCGCGGGTGGTCTCCTACGCCGACGTCCTCTCGGGCCGGGTCGTGCCCGGTCGCCGGGTCGCGGTCATCGGTGCCGGCGGCATCGGCGTCGACGTCAGCCACTGGCTGGTCCACGACCCGGCCGCGCCCGGCCCCGACGAGCAGGCGGGCGTCGACGAGTGGATGGCGCACTGGGGCGTCGGCGACCCGAGCCTGCACCCCGGCGGGCTGACCGAGCGCAAGCCGCGCGAGCCGTTCCGGGAGGTCACGCTGCTGCAGCGCAAGACCTCGGTCATCGGCAAGGACCTGGGCAAGACCTCAGGGTGGGCGCACCGCGCCGTGCTCAAGCAGTCGGGCGTCACCCAGGTCGCGGGTGCGACGTACGAGCGCATCGAGGCGCGCGCCGACGCCGTCGTCCTGCACGTCACCGTCGACGGCGAGCCGCGCGGGCTGGTCGTCGACCACGTGGTGCTGTGCGCCGGCCAGGAGTCGGTGCGCTCGCTCTTCGACGACCTCCGCCACGCCGAGGCGCACCCCGGCCTGCACCTCGTGGGTGGTGCCGACGTGGCCGCCGAGCTCGACGCCAAGCGCGCCATCGAGCAGGGCACCCGGGTGGCGGCCGCCCTGTGA